Proteins encoded together in one Streptomyces sp. B1I3 window:
- a CDS encoding LacI family DNA-binding transcriptional regulator — protein MAKVTRDDVARLAGTSTAVVSYVINNGPRPVAPATRERVLAAIKELGYRPDRVAQAMASRRTDLIGMIVPDARQPFFAEMAHAVEQAAAERGKMVLVGNSDYRDEREVHYLRAFLGMRVSGLILVSQGPSERAAAEIEAWDARVVLLHERPEAIDDVAVVTDDIGGAQLATRHLLEHGNAYVACLGGMESTPVVGDPVADHIEGWRRAMQEAGLATEGRLFHAPYNRYDAYQVALGLLAGPDRPPAIFCSTDDQAIGVLRAARELRIDVPGELAVAGFDDVKEAGLTDPPLTTVFSDRPAMARAAVDLVLDDSLRVSGSRRERLKQFPSALVVRRSCGCGEPTAAAR, from the coding sequence GTGGCCAAGGTGACGCGGGACGATGTGGCGAGACTGGCGGGGACCTCGACAGCGGTCGTCAGCTACGTCATCAACAACGGACCGAGGCCGGTTGCCCCGGCCACGCGCGAGCGGGTACTCGCCGCCATCAAGGAGCTGGGCTACCGGCCCGACCGGGTCGCCCAGGCAATGGCGTCACGACGCACCGATCTCATAGGAATGATCGTGCCGGACGCCCGGCAGCCGTTCTTCGCGGAGATGGCGCACGCGGTCGAACAGGCCGCGGCCGAGCGCGGGAAAATGGTGCTGGTCGGTAATTCCGATTACCGCGACGAGCGCGAGGTCCACTATCTGCGGGCCTTTCTCGGCATGCGTGTCTCCGGTCTGATCCTGGTCAGCCAGGGCCCCAGCGAACGGGCGGCGGCCGAGATAGAGGCCTGGGACGCCCGTGTCGTCCTGCTGCACGAGCGCCCCGAGGCGATCGACGACGTCGCCGTCGTCACGGACGACATCGGCGGCGCCCAACTCGCCACCCGCCACCTGCTCGAGCACGGCAACGCCTACGTGGCCTGCCTCGGCGGCATGGAGTCGACCCCCGTGGTCGGTGACCCGGTCGCCGACCACATCGAGGGCTGGCGCCGCGCGATGCAGGAGGCGGGGCTGGCGACGGAGGGGCGGCTCTTCCACGCCCCGTACAACCGCTACGACGCCTACCAGGTGGCTCTCGGGCTGCTGGCCGGGCCCGACAGGCCCCCGGCGATCTTCTGCTCGACCGACGACCAGGCCATCGGGGTACTGCGGGCGGCACGCGAACTGCGTATCGACGTGCCCGGGGAGCTCGCGGTCGCGGGCTTCGACGACGTGAAGGAGGCGGGTCTGACCGATCCGCCGCTGACGACGGTCTTCTCGGACCGCCCGGCGATGGCCCGGGCGGCCGTCGACCTGGTCCTGGACGACTCGCTGCGGGTCTCGGGGTCGCGGCGCGAGCGCCTGAAGCAGTTCCCCTCCGCGCTGGTGGTGCGGCGGTCCTGCGGCTGCGGGGAGCCGACGGCTGCCGCCCGGTAG
- a CDS encoding response regulator transcription factor, which translates to MSSLLLLTNALQPSTEVLPALGLLLHSVRVAPAEGPALVDTPGADVILVDGRRDLPQVRSLCQLLRSTGPGCPLILVVTEGGLAAVTADWGIDDVLLDTAGPAEVEARLRLATGRQQITADDSPMEIRNGDLSVDEATYSAKLKGRVLDLTFKEFELLKYLAQHPGRVFTRAQLLQEVWGYDYFGGTRTVDVHVRRLRAKLGPEHESLIGTVRNVGYRFVTPEKAERTTDETKAKAAPRTAGEVHTRSEQSPEAEATEEAPVRPAKR; encoded by the coding sequence ATGAGTTCACTGCTGCTTCTGACAAATGCCCTTCAACCGTCGACGGAGGTGCTCCCCGCCCTCGGCCTTCTGCTGCACAGCGTGCGGGTCGCCCCCGCCGAGGGCCCCGCGCTCGTCGACACCCCCGGTGCCGACGTCATTCTCGTCGACGGCCGACGTGACCTTCCCCAGGTGCGGTCGCTCTGCCAGCTGCTGCGGTCCACCGGACCGGGCTGTCCGCTGATCCTCGTGGTCACGGAGGGCGGCCTGGCGGCCGTCACCGCCGACTGGGGCATCGACGACGTCCTTCTGGACACGGCGGGCCCCGCCGAGGTCGAGGCCCGTCTGCGGCTGGCCACCGGCCGCCAGCAGATCACCGCCGACGACTCCCCGATGGAGATCCGCAACGGCGACCTGTCGGTCGACGAGGCGACGTACAGCGCCAAGCTGAAGGGCCGGGTCCTCGACCTCACCTTCAAGGAGTTCGAACTGCTGAAATACCTCGCGCAGCACCCCGGCCGGGTCTTCACCCGCGCCCAGCTGCTGCAGGAGGTGTGGGGGTACGACTACTTCGGCGGCACCCGCACGGTCGACGTCCACGTACGGCGGCTGCGCGCCAAGCTCGGCCCCGAGCACGAGTCGCTGATCGGCACCGTCCGCAACGTCGGCTACCGCTTCGTCACCCCCGAGAAGGCGGAGCGCACGACCGACGAGACCAAGGCCAAGGCGGCGCCCAGGACGGCCGGGGAAGTCCACACCCGTTCGGAGCAGTCCCCGGAGGCCGAGGCCACGGAAGAAGCCCCGGTCCGGCCTGCCAAGCGGTAG
- a CDS encoding alpha/beta hydrolase: MSSVSEGRFLSSSVPSITPIPRRTTLLTGDGVRIEAVYTPCTAGSAPGDGGVADRTAVVVAHGFTGSVDRPAVQRAASVFAQRAAVITFSFRGHGRSGGRSTVGDREVLDLAAAVTWARSLGHRRVVTVGFSMGGSVVLRHAALYTEREVRETAVKDSAAPGAERVGGRTAAHKRRAGAHTDAVVAVSAPARWYYRGTAPMRRLHWVVTRPAGRLVGWYGFRTRIHREDWDPVPLSPVEAAPLIDAPLLIVHGDRDPYFPLDHPRMLAAAAGGGAELWIERGMGHAENAADDALLTRIADWTAPA, encoded by the coding sequence ATGAGTTCTGTGTCCGAGGGTCGTTTCCTGAGTTCTTCTGTTCCCTCGATCACGCCGATCCCCCGCCGCACCACATTGCTGACCGGTGACGGGGTCCGGATCGAGGCGGTGTACACCCCGTGTACGGCGGGTTCCGCACCCGGGGACGGCGGTGTCGCCGACCGGACGGCCGTGGTCGTCGCACACGGTTTCACCGGCTCCGTCGACCGGCCGGCCGTGCAGCGGGCCGCTTCGGTGTTCGCCCAGCGTGCGGCCGTGATCACGTTCTCCTTCAGGGGTCACGGGAGGTCCGGCGGACGGTCGACGGTGGGCGACCGGGAGGTGCTGGATCTGGCCGCCGCGGTCACCTGGGCGCGGTCGCTGGGGCACCGGCGTGTCGTTACGGTCGGCTTCTCGATGGGCGGCTCCGTGGTGTTGCGGCACGCCGCGCTGTATACGGAGCGAGAGGTGCGGGAGACCGCCGTAAAGGATTCCGCCGCTCCTGGGGCCGAACGGGTGGGCGGGCGCACAGCGGCGCACAAGAGGCGCGCAGGGGCGCATACGGACGCGGTGGTCGCGGTGAGCGCCCCCGCCCGCTGGTACTACCGGGGCACGGCGCCGATGCGGCGCCTGCACTGGGTGGTCACCCGCCCCGCGGGCCGGCTCGTCGGCTGGTACGGCTTCCGCACCAGGATCCACCGGGAGGACTGGGACCCCGTCCCGCTCTCCCCGGTCGAGGCGGCCCCCCTGATCGACGCCCCGCTGCTGATCGTGCACGGCGACCGGGACCCGTACTTCCCCCTGGACCATCCGCGGATGCTGGCGGCCGCCGCCGGGGGCGGCGCGGAGCTCTGGATCGAACGGGGAATGGGCCACGCCGAGAACGCGGCGGACGACGCCCTGCTCACGCGCATCGCCGACTGGACGGCTCCGGCGTGA
- a CDS encoding MoaD/ThiS family protein — MAAGTIRYWAAAKAAAGTAEEPYTARTLAEALDGVRERHPGELTRVLLRCSFLVDGNPVGTRGHETVRLAEGGTVEVLPPFAGG; from the coding sequence ATGGCAGCGGGGACGATCCGCTACTGGGCCGCGGCTAAGGCCGCCGCAGGGACCGCCGAGGAGCCGTACACGGCCCGGACGCTGGCCGAGGCACTCGACGGGGTGCGCGAACGGCACCCCGGTGAGCTGACGCGCGTCCTGCTCCGATGCTCGTTCCTCGTCGACGGGAACCCCGTGGGGACCCGCGGGCATGAGACCGTACGGCTTGCCGAGGGCGGCACGGTCGAGGTGCTCCCGCCGTTCGCAGGAGGGTGA